The sequence TTTTACCTCTGTACATTCCTCATAATTTCACTTGACTACTTCTCATTTGGCTCTTATTCCTCGAAGGATAGAAAGCATTATTTGGACTCCCAGTAGGTTTTTGTTTTAGAAAGAAGAGAActcatttttacaaaacaatagtaaaaacttaaaaagcAAAGTTTCCTTTGCATTATTTATCAAGATGATCCTTAGTGTTAtagttatataatattattgttaCTTTTGAAAAAGAGACAAAGGTCGAATGTCTTATGCTCCAGACCAATGTTGTGCATGTGTACTCCAAGGAGATAGGATTATTTTGGAACAAAAAATGCACTTCTGCTTCAGTAGTTCATActgagaagaaagaaaaaacaagACAAGAGAGGAGGGGGACAACTTTAAAAACTTTAACACAACCAGAATTACCTCCTCAACAAGATCTCCAGCAATTTCTCTAACAACTTCACATAAATTGTTCTCCGTGAACGATTCATCAATCCAAAAACTAATATCTTTGTAACATGGAGGATactgcaaaatgaaaagaatggtaaattaatattttgcaAGCAGATTTATGCCAttcaaaattgtaaaataacatTTCAAAAGATGGGTGAATGCTTCAGATAATACCTTGGAAAATGGCTTGAATTTAACACCCAGCTGGCCAGACGAAAACTGTATGCCAAAATTACTATATTAGAATATCATTAACATTAGTAGTTCACAAAACCATGATCTTATTCTTTTCCACAATGTAACTGCATTAAGATATGATATatcataatataaataaaaaattcatgATTACCTGAGAAGTAAACCTTTCATCAACTGACCAAAACAGGCGTATATCTGGTATATCAAATAAAACCATTGCTAGCCGCTCTAATCCAAGCCCAAAAGCCCAGGCAACGTTATCTGTTTTCCCACTTCTTTGCAATATTTCTTTCTCTGTAACCCCACATCCCAAAACCTCTAACCATTTTTcctgatattataataataaatgataagCACTCTGAAGATAAATTAGATCGAACGGTGATTCACAACCAGTTCATTTTTAACTTTTAAGGCAGAATATTTGATCATGAATATCAACGCTAATAGACTAAACTAAACAGCCAGAATTTACTTATTTACCTTTCCTCTCTAAATACTAATTCAATTCAAAACTTAGCTTTTCATATTGTATTTAGAAACAACCAACTGCATTAAATCACATAACATTTGCTTAAAATAAGTACAATGACCTCAAGAACAACCAACAGCATTAAATGTCTTAATTAAGTGAGGCCAAAAGGCTCATAATCCAGCTTCAAGAAGAGGTGTGTGACGTAAACAAACaattgccaaataattacttttTCCTTGGGCATTATTCTTGTAAATTGTTATATGTGAGATAGCGAATACTTGAATATTAGAGATTATCTAATATACAAACACATGCATATATTTTCACAGCACTTTGTTTGGTTTTTACAGTTTTGTTTTTTGATCACATAATTATACAAAATGAATAGTATATTGTTCCAGGTAATgcagtcattaaatttttttaaaaaaagttatacATACATAATACATAAAAACTGTTACCTTATGGCCAGTACCACCAATATTATGGTTGTCCTCATTTTCAAAAGTTGCACGATTCATACAATGTGATTCTTATTTGATTGCACACTTGCAAACATTTTTGCTAAATACATAGAATTTATAAAAGAATTACATGGTGTTGAATAATTTTATCTCATTTGAACCAGAAATGAAAAGTCGATGCAGAGAAAAACAGGAGCAATATGAAAAAAGTAGACTGACCTGCAATAAATATTGCTACGACGAAGCTAAGAGGAAAAGGTCAAAGAAAGAATTACTGAAGTGTGCTATACTATCACTTTGTAGAAAATATAGGAGTTAGTAGCATACCTGGAAAAAGATCTCAAGCTCAAATGATGGACTCGTGAATGGAAAATATGTGTCAATCCACCGCATTTCAACAGCACCTGAAAATTTAACAATATCGGGGTTCACAAAAGAGCATTCTCAACATGGTTAAtgataattaaagaaaatcaaTGGTGATAAGACTATAAATAACAGATATTATATGTGTAATTTCCAAAGAAAAATGTACCAAATAAGTGACGTGCCAAACCCTCAAGACACTCCTTTAAGTCTTTAGCAGCGTAAGATGTGGCATCAGTCCCAGATGTATCCCAATCATTTGGGGAAAACACTCGAACACCTTCCATCTGGTAATAATGAATTCTatcaaacaaaataagaaaattgaTGGGGTAGATCGCAGTCAATGTAATACAAAGCCAGAAAGAGCTTAGTACTGTGTAGTGAAGTATATTGAGcgtcttttctttttaatagtaaaatatacACATTTTTCAGGACAAGATATCTTATGTGCAAAGTTCCTTTCCTTATAATGAGAATTTTGATGGTgaacttttcatatttcatgcaatttttaacatttaattttatacCACTCTTTGATGAAGAAAATGGCAAACAAATCAGGGATTCTATCTTCTCAATGGAGGCATAATCAATTGAACATGAAAATCATCTCAAAAATACTTGAAGATGAAGCCCATCAATTCCTTTGCCCAAGAATAAAACATTCTCTACACTTTTGTatttgcttatttatttttcaataagaaatgaaaaacaaaacGAAAATATAGGTACATTTAGATTTATATATTCAAAAGGAGTACAAACATAACAGCAAATCAGGGGGCCAGAAATTGtccaagaaaagaaaagaagtgaCCGAGAGAGAATTACTTAAATcaaggaagaaagaaaaaaatatttaacttactATAAAACATAAACCCAAGAAAGTACCTTAGGTTTCAGCCTACCTTAAACAGTGATCTTACCCCATATTAAAAAAGTTTATTATTTCCAACCAACCAACAATCTTCTAGCATAGCACATTTCTAACAAGAATTTATACAGTGACCTATAAGTTCTTGCAGGTGAAAATTTTCCCCTGGCATCTGTTGCATCAACTACACGCATTTCAAGTTCTCATAAATGGTTAATATTATCTTAGTTTCCTGAcattaaataatcatgataCTCGTCTATTATGAGACTAAGGACAGTAATTTAAACAATTTGTTTTCTCAATCACATTTTATTTAATACCACACAAGAACCGCAATCATGTCACACAAGGGCTAAAGCCAAACTTTGCATATAACCTGTTCCTCATGCTTCATTTAATAAACCACATACACCCACATATAAAGTAGAAGCTAGACAGCACCAAACCCTGATCGGTGATTAGTTAAAAACCTGATGAAAAACGGGGTAATGAGTTGAGTCAATGGAGTCCCTACGATAAACATCTCCAGTTACAAGAAAATGTGTGTGTCCATTTCTTAGCAACTCCGCCTGATGAGCACTTGTATGGCACCTCAAAACAGTTTGTGAGTCAACATAATATGTGTCATTATAACTTCGGCTCACATGATCGGCAGGAACAAGTACATCATCAAAGTTCTGCAAGGAGTAGAATTTTGTTACACAgtttgtataaaataaaatacttaatTACAAATACAAATCTATACTTGAGCTTTCCAAAGTAAATTCCATACTAGAAATGCCTAAAAACATTCTCTCATGTTCAAACCAACCACAACAACCTGAATAGTTTCAtaataaagtaataaaaatacataaattaaatacataaaaaaatcaatGCTGGGAAATACTTAGCACAATATAtcctcaaataataataatgaaaaagatTGAATACAAACAAACAACAGCCAGGTCAAATGGAGTCTTCTAGCAAAAATTAAAGTAGACAAAAAGACtagaatattaataaatatcagaGGAACAGAATAACTGTAAATTGTATATGTTGCATCAGCATATTGCCAATATAAATATGTACACATATCTGCAGACAGAGGCGAAACCGCTAATTGGAGTACCCATGAAAGGATTGACCTCTAACTAACTGTGCACTCATTCTTGAGTGTACCTGTTTTACAGTAACCAATGGACATAGGTCATCAAACTTATCGAACTTGTTGGAGTAATTAGTGTCAAAGTAATCATAAATCGCATTCTTCAGAATCCCAATAGGATGTTTATCTCTTCTGTGGAGTTGCATTCCAAGCTTGGAGAAAATTGTATCCGGAACATTATTTGTAGGATCATCCCTCACAACATCTACGATTcgaaatacagataatcaactAATTACACataaatgaaaaatacatatatacatacatatatttatatagaaagACAAAAAGCCTCAAGTATAGATAAAGTTAACCTGGCGTAATGCAGAAAGACAAAAGCAAATTTAGTTGTTGATATGCTCTCATTTTCCTTTCAGATAAATTGTTTTCTTGGTTTTTGGGATGAGGGTTATGATTTTTTCTCTATCCCTCTCTTTCATGTACTTTTGTCCTAATGAACATAACTAGTTAGTATTCAATGTAGCATATGGTACTAAGACATTAAAATGCCATTCTCAAAAAATAAATGCAAAATTGTCATCATCAACAACGGAGAATTCTCTAAGACACATTTCACCAAACAGTTGGTAGGTATTAtttaggctaattaagatttttacccTCTAAAATTAGACATAAACTGCTCCCTAAACTAAATTCTTCCAgaactattaaaattgttagatttaagaatttttatcCAATTTCATTCAAATTTACAAATTCTATGATTGGTTAAGTTCCAAATGATGCTTCCCTGATAtcaaccaaatcatgcccctcaaa is a genomic window of Cannabis sativa cultivar Pink pepper isolate KNU-18-1 chromosome 9, ASM2916894v1, whole genome shotgun sequence containing:
- the LOC115722774 gene encoding phenylalanine--tRNA ligase, chloroplastic/mitochondrial, with translation MANAAFCISQVFHFSSFPRNSLQRNGLRSFTLLLPFSSSTSSSKLDQKKWRQPIVSSLELGGVKIARQDVVRDDPTNNVPDTIFSKLGMQLHRRDKHPIGILKNAIYDYFDTNYSNKFDKFDDLCPLVTVKQNFDDVLVPADHVSRSYNDTYYVDSQTVLRCHTSAHQAELLRNGHTHFLVTGDVYRRDSIDSTHYPVFHQMEGVRVFSPNDWDTSGTDATSYAAKDLKECLEGLARHLFGAVEMRWIDTYFPFTSPSFELEIFFQEKWLEVLGCGVTEKEILQRSGKTDNVAWAFGLGLERLAMVLFDIPDIRLFWSVDERFTSQFSSGQLGVKFKPFSKYPPCYKDISFWIDESFTENNLCEVVREIAGDLVEEVQLIDNFTNKKGMTSHCYRIAYRSMERSLTDEEINKLQWDVRERAVSKLNVILR